AGATGATTGCATGCCCGACGTAGCCAGTACGGCACATTCATGCTGCCGACTCCTTAGGTAAGCAGCGTCTCACCGGTAGTGGGCACGCCCTTACCTCCCCTCTGCGGTGCACAAGGCCCCGCGCTACAAGATAGGGCTTCTCGTGGGTAAGGTGACGAGAAGGGCTACTTAATCTAAGTTCTAACGACTGCTCTTAAATTTCAAGGACACTTGCCATGTATTCGTTTCGCAACACCACGAAACAACTGACCGACGTCGGTGTAGATACTGCGATTATTAGCGTCGGGTCCACCGAACAGTGCGGCCCGTGTCTTCCTCTCCACATCGATACGCTTGTCGCGGAGTACTTTGCGCGGGCGTTTGGCGAACTGCTCAACGCCTACGTGCTGCCGACCTTGCCTTTCAACACCGCTGAAGAGCACGCCTCGTTCACAGGTACGGTCACGCTGCGGCCGGCTACCGTGATGCTCGTGTTGGAAGAGATTGTGGCCGGTCTGCGGACGCAGGGCTTCCGCAAGCAGGTGCTCACCTGCGGTCACGGCGGCTCGTACTGGCTCACAGCCTTCATCAAGCACATCAACCGGCAGTTTGCGGACATTGTGGTCGTCAACGCTCATCAGGGCGGCGACCGCGTCTGGGAAGAGGCGCGGAAACAGGCCGGTCTCGCCGGTCGCGGTGAGGTGCACGGTGGCGCGGAGTCCCGCGCGCTTGCGCTCTATCTCGCGCCGGACTGTGTGCTCCCCGGCCCGTTCGGCAGCGCGGTGGCGGAAGACGAACAAGCTTACATGGACTACATGACGTGGGACAAGCTCACGCCGGACGGCAGTTGGGGAGCATACGCTGAGAGCGACGCGGAGGTAGCCACCGCCGAGGCGGGGCATGCTCTGTTAGCGTACTTTGCAGAGCATCAGGGCAAGTGGTTGGCGGAGCATCTAAGGGGCGCGTGCGAGCGCAAGGGGATTCCGGCATAGCCAGGCACAGAGTGTGCAGGTTCATGCGGCGTCGGGTGTTTTTACGCTTCTTGTGCCCTGCGAGCGCAGGTTGCAAACCTGCGCTGCCGGAAGCCTCTTTGCCTGCGTAAAAGCAAGGTTCCGTCCGACAAAAGTCATTCACCACAAGCGCTCCGCGTAGGGACAACCACTAGAGCTGTTCCTACGAGGGACAGAGAATTGTCCGCCAACACGTCTCGTCATCGATTGCGCCGGGCAGCGGGCAGCCACAAGGGTTGCCCCGACACCAGATCGGCGGCTTAGGGCGAATGCGTTGGTGCCGGCTTCTCTTTTCTTCGGGCGCCTTGGATGCGTGCGGCGAGAATGCCGGCGAGGAGACCGAAGAGGTGGCCTTCCCAAGAGATATAGGTGGTCGTGGGTAGCACGCCCCAC
Above is a genomic segment from Chloroflexota bacterium containing:
- a CDS encoding creatininase family protein codes for the protein MYSFRNTTKQLTDVGVDTAIISVGSTEQCGPCLPLHIDTLVAEYFARAFGELLNAYVLPTLPFNTAEEHASFTGTVTLRPATVMLVLEEIVAGLRTQGFRKQVLTCGHGGSYWLTAFIKHINRQFADIVVVNAHQGGDRVWEEARKQAGLAGRGEVHGGAESRALALYLAPDCVLPGPFGSAVAEDEQAYMDYMTWDKLTPDGSWGAYAESDAEVATAEAGHALLAYFAEHQGKWLAEHLRGACERKGIPA